A window of Sphingorhabdus lacus contains these coding sequences:
- a CDS encoding c-type cytochrome, whose protein sequence is MDDRSNTIAGWVLAGGIAALGLSIASGMYFHSAAPHKPGYAIEGVEAEGGGAEAAVPLGNMMAAADMTKGEAIFKKCTACHTIAQGGPNGIGPNLWATVGKPLGSHAGFAYSDALKSKGGTWTFEALNEWLTNPKKYAPGNKMTFAGLGNPEERAALMLYLNSQGSNLPLPSPVEAAVANAAAAEGAPADGAAAPAADAAAAPAAAAPAPAK, encoded by the coding sequence ATGGATGATCGCAGTAACACAATCGCAGGCTGGGTTTTGGCAGGTGGCATCGCCGCGCTGGGATTGAGCATCGCTTCGGGAATGTATTTTCACAGCGCCGCCCCTCATAAGCCGGGCTATGCGATCGAAGGTGTTGAGGCTGAAGGCGGTGGTGCTGAAGCTGCTGTGCCCTTGGGTAATATGATGGCTGCTGCCGATATGACCAAAGGCGAAGCCATTTTCAAAAAGTGCACCGCATGCCATACGATTGCGCAAGGTGGTCCCAATGGTATTGGGCCGAATTTGTGGGCAACCGTTGGCAAGCCACTGGGTAGCCATGCAGGCTTTGCCTATTCAGATGCCTTGAAATCCAAGGGCGGTACCTGGACATTTGAAGCCCTGAACGAGTGGCTGACCAATCCTAAAAAATATGCACCCGGCAACAAAATGACGTTTGCCGGTCTGGGCAATCCGGAAGAGCGCGCGGCTTTGATGCTCTATTTGAACAGCCAGGGTTCAAACCTACCGCTGCCGTCGCCTGTCGAGGCGGCCGTTGCCAACGCGGCTGCTGCTGAAGGTGCACCTGCCGACGGTGCAGCAGCACCTGCTGCCGATGCCGCAGCTGCACCTGCTGCCGCAGCCCCTGCACCTGCAAAGTAA
- a CDS encoding c-type cytochrome: MKVAAFAALPLLFAIAACGGGGEATGSDTVGQTAAPEPVAAVAKTGEDVFKKCMACHTVTPEGRNGIGPGLHGITGRAVASAPGFTYSNGLKAKGGVWDEANLDAFLTAPAKWAPGTKMMFAGINDAADRKALIDYLATLK; this comes from the coding sequence ATGAAGGTTGCAGCTTTCGCGGCGCTGCCGCTGCTGTTCGCTATTGCCGCCTGCGGTGGTGGCGGCGAAGCTACGGGCTCTGACACGGTCGGGCAAACTGCCGCGCCGGAGCCTGTCGCTGCCGTTGCCAAGACGGGCGAAGACGTATTTAAAAAATGTATGGCATGCCACACTGTCACGCCCGAAGGCCGTAATGGTATTGGCCCGGGATTGCACGGCATAACCGGCCGCGCCGTCGCGTCCGCGCCCGGCTTCACCTATTCCAATGGCCTGAAGGCCAAGGGCGGTGTTTGGGACGAAGCCAATCTGGATGCGTTTTTGACAGCACCCGCCAAATGGGCACCTGGAACAAAGATGATGTTCGCAGGCATCAACGATGCCGCTGACCGGAAGGCGCTCATCGACTATCTCGCAACACTGAAATGA
- a CDS encoding LOG family protein, with protein sequence MNDTKITDRRFYKAQQEADFAEQQLSTPQTRSKSYRLAFQDTDFLLREDLRPVRFQLELLKTEMLLDEANIGSMLVIYGSARIPEPEKADALLTNATDDRSRIIAERMKEKSRFYEEARTLAQLASQANVTDEAGKRHFVVCSGGGPSIMEAANRGAHDVGAESVGLNIVLPHEQAPNLFVTPRLSFQFHYFALRKMHFLLRARAVAVFPGGFGTFDEFFELLTLVQTGKIKKMPILLFGKDFWNRVVNFEELMLEGVISPPDLELFRFVETADEAWAAICDFYEVAA encoded by the coding sequence ATGAACGATACAAAAATAACAGATCGCCGCTTCTACAAAGCCCAACAGGAAGCGGATTTCGCGGAACAACAGCTTTCCACCCCCCAGACACGCAGCAAGTCTTACCGGCTTGCTTTTCAGGACACCGATTTCCTGCTGCGCGAGGATTTGCGTCCTGTGCGGTTCCAGCTTGAATTGCTCAAGACCGAGATGCTTCTCGATGAAGCCAATATCGGATCGATGCTGGTCATTTACGGATCGGCGCGCATTCCTGAGCCGGAAAAGGCCGACGCCCTTTTGACCAATGCGACGGATGATCGTTCGCGCATCATTGCCGAACGGATGAAGGAAAAGTCGCGCTTTTACGAAGAGGCACGGACTTTGGCGCAACTCGCGAGCCAGGCCAATGTGACCGACGAAGCAGGGAAGCGGCATTTCGTCGTCTGCTCTGGTGGCGGACCGTCCATCATGGAGGCAGCCAATCGCGGTGCCCATGATGTCGGCGCCGAATCTGTCGGCCTCAACATTGTCTTGCCGCATGAGCAGGCGCCCAACCTGTTCGTCACCCCGCGCCTAAGCTTCCAGTTCCATTATTTTGCCCTGCGCAAGATGCACTTCCTGCTGCGCGCCCGCGCGGTTGCGGTATTTCCGGGCGGCTTTGGAACGTTCGATGAATTTTTTGAACTGCTGACGCTGGTCCAGACCGGCAAGATCAAAAAAATGCCCATCCTGCTGTTCGGCAAGGATTTCTGGAACCGTGTTGTCAATTTTGAAGAATTGATGCTGGAAGGCGTGATCAGCCCACCTGACCTCGAACTTTTCCGCTTTGTGGAAACAGCGGATGAGGCATGGGCGGCGATTTGTGATTTTTACGAGGTAGCGGCTTAA
- a CDS encoding extensin family protein gives MQRRLLLILAALVATTALSACGGRDERDIPRVTNDSFSSSESRKCLADLKAQSVRFQVLPNQMRGGGCRTIDTIKVLDLGTETANLGPMTCPLAANFAAWARHAVRPAAKQYLGSDVVRIETFGTYSCRNVNGGRSGKLSEHAYANAVDVSAFILRDGRRISLLNNWNGQPQERAFLRRLHQSACKRFGTVLGPEYNAQHANHFHFDMAKSMKDGSAFCR, from the coding sequence ATGCAAAGGCGCCTCCTTCTTATCCTGGCCGCACTCGTCGCCACGACGGCGCTGTCCGCCTGTGGTGGCCGCGATGAACGCGATATACCGCGTGTCACCAATGACAGTTTCAGCAGCAGCGAATCCCGTAAATGCCTTGCCGATCTGAAGGCACAATCGGTGCGCTTTCAGGTATTGCCCAACCAGATGCGCGGTGGCGGATGCCGGACCATCGATACGATCAAGGTTCTGGATCTGGGCACCGAAACCGCAAATCTCGGTCCAATGACCTGCCCGCTAGCCGCCAATTTCGCCGCTTGGGCCCGCCATGCGGTCCGACCTGCGGCCAAGCAATATCTAGGGTCCGACGTGGTCCGCATTGAAACCTTTGGCACCTATAGCTGCCGCAATGTGAATGGCGGGCGTTCGGGCAAATTGTCGGAGCATGCCTATGCCAACGCAGTCGATGTCTCGGCCTTCATCCTGCGCGACGGGCGGCGGATATCCTTGTTGAACAACTGGAATGGCCAGCCGCAAGAACGCGCCTTTTTGCGCCGCCTCCACCAGTCCGCCTGCAAGCGCTTCGGGACCGTTCTCGGCCCTGAATATAACGCCCAACACGCCAACCATTTCCACTTCGATATGGCAAAATCAATGAAGGATGGCTCCGCCTTTTGCCGATAA
- a CDS encoding sulfite oxidase heme-binding subunit YedZ, whose amino-acid sequence MRIILNKKPTFWLLLAIPALLMLRRYASGDVIAMDMLHPTGEWAARLMIFAMVLSPLVSLLGPKPWLNWLVQRRRALGVAAFAYSVLHLLFYLIDMGNLDDILAEFWALGIWTGWAAMLLFVPLAVTSNDASMRKLKVGWKQLQRLVYPAAVLVLVHWIFIHNNLVPALVHFVPLALLVAARFFLSPKPQPKGA is encoded by the coding sequence TTGCGAATCATTCTTAACAAGAAGCCCACCTTTTGGCTGTTGCTGGCAATCCCGGCTTTATTGATGCTGCGCCGCTATGCATCGGGCGACGTGATTGCGATGGATATGCTGCATCCGACCGGCGAATGGGCGGCGCGGCTGATGATATTTGCGATGGTGCTGAGCCCGCTGGTTTCGCTGCTGGGGCCAAAACCGTGGCTCAACTGGCTCGTGCAACGCCGCCGTGCTTTGGGTGTCGCGGCTTTCGCCTATTCGGTGCTCCATCTGCTTTTCTATCTGATCGACATGGGCAATCTCGATGATATCCTTGCCGAATTTTGGGCGCTTGGCATCTGGACGGGCTGGGCCGCAATGCTGTTGTTCGTGCCACTGGCGGTGACCAGCAATGACGCGTCGATGCGGAAGCTGAAGGTAGGATGGAAGCAACTCCAGCGTCTGGTCTATCCTGCGGCGGTCCTCGTTCTGGTCCATTGGATATTCATCCACAACAACCTAGTCCCGGCGCTCGTCCACTTTGTGCCTTTGGCGCTATTGGTGGCCGCACGCTTTTTTCTTTCCCCCAAACCCCAACCCAAAGGAGCATGA
- a CDS encoding PepSY domain-containing protein, which translates to MRVFIPLTLAAAAAVALVSAPASATGVIKCKAGPVSGWKTQDELTKKLTKEGWTVRKSKVDGGCYEVYGTTPEGDRVEAYFHPVTLEKLYVGRRGEVLFRKQGY; encoded by the coding sequence ATGCGCGTCTTTATCCCCCTTACCCTTGCTGCCGCAGCCGCTGTTGCGCTGGTATCCGCGCCCGCTTCGGCCACCGGCGTCATCAAGTGCAAGGCTGGCCCTGTATCCGGCTGGAAAACGCAGGACGAATTGACCAAGAAGCTGACGAAGGAAGGCTGGACTGTTCGCAAATCCAAGGTCGATGGCGGTTGCTATGAAGTTTATGGCACCACCCCCGAAGGCGACCGGGTCGAAGCCTATTTCCACCCTGTCACGCTCGAAAAACTCTATGTCGGACGCCGGGGTGAAGTGCTGTTCCGCAAGCAGGGTTATTGA
- a CDS encoding phosphoserine transaminase, whose protein sequence is MTISKPAVKPARPYFSSGPCAKPPGWEASKLATESLGRSHRAKIGKSRLQLAIDLMREVLQVPDTHRIGIVPGSDTGAIEMAMWTMLGARPVTMLAWESFGEGWVTDVNKQLKLNATVLNAPYGEIPDLSAVDFSNDVVFTWNGTTSGARVPNGDWIADDREGLTFNDATSAVFAYDMPWDKLDVTTFSWQKVLGGEGAHGVLILGPRAVERLENYTPAWPLPKVFRLMSKGALAEGVFKGETINTPSMLAVEDVIFALEWAKGVGGLQGLMRRSDANAAALGKIVADRTWLGHLAADEATRSKTSVCLTVEGADEAFIKKFASLLDAEGAAYDIAGYRDAPPGLRIWCGATVDTADIEALGPWLDWAYSQLSS, encoded by the coding sequence ATGACTATCAGTAAACCCGCCGTAAAACCGGCGCGTCCGTACTTTTCTTCCGGTCCCTGCGCGAAGCCGCCGGGTTGGGAAGCTTCCAAATTAGCAACCGAATCACTGGGCCGCTCGCACCGCGCCAAGATCGGCAAGTCGCGTTTGCAACTTGCGATCGACCTGATGCGCGAAGTGCTGCAGGTGCCCGATACGCACCGGATAGGTATTGTGCCCGGTTCGGACACCGGCGCCATCGAAATGGCGATGTGGACGATGCTCGGCGCACGGCCGGTCACGATGCTTGCGTGGGAAAGCTTCGGTGAAGGTTGGGTTACCGATGTCAACAAACAGCTCAAGCTGAACGCCACCGTCCTGAATGCGCCCTATGGCGAAATTCCCGATCTGTCGGCGGTCGATTTCAGCAATGACGTCGTCTTCACCTGGAACGGCACGACATCAGGTGCGCGCGTTCCCAATGGCGACTGGATCGCGGACGACCGCGAAGGCCTGACCTTCAACGATGCAACCTCGGCTGTGTTTGCCTATGACATGCCTTGGGACAAGCTCGACGTAACCACCTTCTCCTGGCAGAAGGTATTGGGCGGTGAGGGCGCACATGGCGTGCTTATCCTCGGCCCGCGCGCTGTCGAGCGTCTGGAAAACTACACACCCGCATGGCCGCTGCCGAAGGTATTCCGCCTGATGTCGAAAGGCGCGCTAGCCGAAGGCGTGTTCAAGGGCGAAACCATCAACACCCCCTCGATGCTCGCGGTCGAAGACGTCATTTTCGCGCTTGAATGGGCGAAAGGCGTTGGTGGATTGCAAGGTCTGATGCGCCGTTCGGACGCCAATGCCGCCGCGCTTGGTAAGATTGTCGCCGACCGGACATGGCTAGGCCATCTTGCCGCCGACGAAGCGACGCGGTCGAAAACCTCGGTCTGCCTGACGGTCGAAGGCGCAGATGAAGCGTTCATCAAGAAATTCGCTTCGCTGCTTGATGCCGAGGGTGCCGCCTATGACATTGCGGGCTACCGCGATGCCCCTCCGGGTCTGCGGATCTGGTGCGGCGCGACTGTCGACACCGCCGATATTGAGGCGCTCGGACCCTGGCTCGACTGGGCCTATTCTCAGCTCTCCTCTTAA
- the serA gene encoding phosphoglycerate dehydrogenase — translation MTKPRVLISDKMDPNAAKIFAERGCDVDVITDKTPEELAAMIGDYDGLAIRSSTKVTKAILDAATNLKVIGRAGIGVDNVDIPAASAKGVVVMNTPFGNSITTAEHAIALMFALARQLPEANAQTQAGLWPKNGFMGVEVTGKTLGLIGAGNIGSIVASRALGLKMKVVAFDPFLTAERAVEMGVEKADLDTLLAKADFITLHTPLTDQTRNILSKENLAKTKKGVRIINCARGGLIDEAALKEALDSGHVAGAALDVFATEPAKESPLFGTPNFICTPHLGASTNEAQVNVALQVAEQMADYLVSGGVTNALNMPSLSAEEAPKLKPYMNLAQKLGSLVGQLAHDDLDNMAIEVEGAAAELNIKPITAAVLSGFMRRFSDAVNMVNAPYLAKERGFDIREVRHDKPGAYHTLVRVTVNTSQGPRSVAGTLFANSEARLVEIFGISLEAELEGNMLYIVNEDAPGFIGRVGTTLGEAGLNIGTFHLGRRSAGGEAVLLLSMDSEIEEPVLWQLCKLPGVKTVKALKF, via the coding sequence ATGACAAAACCTCGCGTACTTATCTCCGACAAAATGGACCCCAACGCAGCCAAAATCTTTGCCGAGCGTGGCTGTGACGTTGACGTTATCACCGACAAGACCCCCGAAGAACTGGCCGCCATGATCGGCGACTATGACGGTCTTGCCATCCGCAGCTCGACCAAAGTGACCAAGGCCATTTTGGATGCCGCCACAAATCTGAAGGTCATTGGCCGCGCCGGAATTGGCGTCGACAATGTCGACATCCCCGCCGCATCGGCCAAGGGCGTAGTCGTGATGAACACGCCGTTCGGCAACTCGATCACAACCGCCGAGCACGCCATCGCCTTGATGTTCGCCCTCGCGCGCCAATTGCCCGAGGCGAATGCCCAGACGCAGGCGGGCCTGTGGCCCAAAAACGGCTTCATGGGTGTTGAAGTTACCGGTAAGACGCTGGGCCTGATCGGCGCCGGCAATATCGGCAGTATCGTCGCCAGCCGCGCGCTGGGCCTGAAGATGAAGGTTGTCGCATTCGATCCGTTCCTGACTGCCGAGCGTGCCGTCGAAATGGGTGTCGAGAAAGCTGACCTCGACACATTGCTGGCCAAGGCCGACTTCATCACGCTGCACACGCCGCTGACCGACCAGACCCGCAACATCCTGTCGAAGGAAAATCTCGCCAAGACCAAGAAGGGCGTCCGCATCATCAACTGTGCGCGCGGTGGCCTGATCGACGAAGCGGCGCTGAAAGAAGCGCTCGACAGCGGCCATGTCGCTGGCGCTGCGCTTGACGTGTTCGCCACCGAGCCCGCCAAGGAATCGCCCTTGTTCGGCACGCCCAACTTCATCTGCACCCCGCATCTGGGTGCGTCGACCAACGAAGCGCAGGTCAATGTCGCGCTGCAGGTGGCCGAGCAGATGGCCGATTATCTGGTCAGCGGCGGCGTTACCAACGCGCTCAACATGCCCAGCCTGTCCGCCGAAGAAGCGCCGAAGCTGAAGCCCTATATGAACCTCGCGCAAAAGCTGGGTTCGCTGGTTGGCCAATTGGCGCATGACGATCTCGACAATATGGCGATCGAAGTGGAAGGCGCAGCGGCGGAACTGAACATCAAGCCGATTACAGCAGCTGTCCTGTCGGGCTTCATGCGCCGCTTCTCCGACGCGGTGAACATGGTCAACGCGCCTTACCTCGCCAAGGAACGCGGTTTCGACATCCGCGAAGTGCGCCATGACAAGCCCGGTGCCTACCACACGCTGGTCCGCGTGACCGTCAACACCAGCCAGGGACCCCGTTCGGTCGCCGGGACCCTCTTCGCCAATAGCGAAGCGCGTCTTGTCGAGATCTTCGGGATCAGCCTGGAGGCAGAGCTGGAAGGCAATATGCTCTACATCGTCAACGAAGATGCGCCCGGCTTCATCGGCCGCGTCGGAACGACCTTAGGCGAGGCAGGGCTGAACATCGGCACCTTCCATCTCGGCCGCCGCAGTGCCGGTGGCGAGGCGGTATTGCTGCTGTCGATGGACTCCGAAATCGAAGAGCCCGTATTGTGGCAGTTGTGCAAATTGCCCGGCGTGAAAACGGTAAAGGCGCTTAAATTCTGA
- a CDS encoding ATP phosphoribosyltransferase regulatory subunit: MTSISPDLLPEGFRDRLPVQAEAAVRVARAMLDVMASHGYGRVSPAIAEFEASLSARSGGATRNSLLRFTDPVSGHTLALRGDITVQVGRIATTRMADAPRPLRLCYHGQILRLRARQLRPEREITQLGAELIGNDSVAAASEIVTVAVEALESAGVKDITVDFTLPDLVETLAAKALPLSPEKIDAVRSELDMKDAGGLSALGADAYLPLLAATGPFAEAVQKLRAIDAGGALASRIGALEAIAESLGDRATITLDPTERHGFEYQSWFGFTLFAKGYTAALGRGGTYAIARTDGGVEVATGFSLYPDPLIDIVAEKDENRRLFLPKGTLASKAAQMRSEGWITVAALDESDNAQALDCAYVLTNGRAEPI; the protein is encoded by the coding sequence ATGACCAGCATATCGCCCGATCTTTTACCCGAAGGATTCCGCGACCGCCTGCCTGTGCAGGCGGAGGCTGCCGTTCGGGTTGCGCGCGCCATGCTCGATGTCATGGCGTCACATGGCTATGGTCGGGTCAGCCCGGCCATCGCCGAATTCGAAGCCAGCCTGTCGGCCCGCAGCGGCGGCGCAACGCGTAACAGCCTGCTGCGCTTCACCGACCCGGTTTCGGGGCATACGCTGGCCTTGCGCGGGGACATCACCGTGCAGGTCGGCCGCATTGCGACTACCCGGATGGCCGATGCACCACGCCCGCTGCGTCTGTGCTACCACGGCCAAATCCTGCGCCTGCGTGCGCGCCAATTGCGGCCCGAACGGGAAATCACCCAATTGGGCGCCGAGCTGATCGGCAATGACAGCGTCGCTGCCGCGTCGGAAATCGTGACCGTTGCAGTTGAGGCGCTGGAGTCTGCGGGGGTCAAGGATATTACCGTCGATTTCACTTTGCCCGATTTGGTCGAAACGCTGGCAGCCAAGGCTCTGCCGCTTTCGCCCGAAAAGATCGACGCGGTGCGGTCCGAACTGGATATGAAGGATGCAGGCGGGTTGAGCGCATTGGGGGCGGATGCCTATCTGCCTCTGCTTGCGGCAACCGGACCTTTTGCCGAAGCGGTGCAGAAATTGCGCGCTATTGATGCGGGCGGTGCGCTGGCGTCACGGATTGGCGCGCTGGAAGCTATTGCAGAATCGCTCGGCGACCGCGCTACCATCACCCTCGACCCTACCGAGCGGCATGGCTTTGAATATCAAAGCTGGTTCGGCTTCACGCTCTTTGCCAAGGGCTACACCGCTGCACTCGGACGCGGCGGCACCTATGCCATCGCGCGCACAGACGGCGGTGTCGAAGTCGCCACCGGCTTTTCGCTTTATCCCGATCCGTTGATCGACATCGTCGCGGAAAAGGACGAAAACCGCCGCCTGTTCCTGCCCAAAGGAACGCTGGCGTCCAAAGCGGCGCAGATGCGGAGCGAAGGCTGGATCACGGTCGCGGCGCTCGATGAAAGCGACAATGCACAGGCACTGGATTGCGCCTATGTGCTGACCAACGGGCGAGCGGAACCCATTTAA
- a CDS encoding alpha/beta hydrolase has protein sequence MGQRSEGGTAGARAAGGTEMSYGSDALQKLDFWRSPQDKAPLVIFVHGGGWKRGDKNNATGQSKAPHYRAQGYAFASINYRLVPDATVEQQASDVAAAVAYLRSNARQLGIDPDRIVLMGHSAGAHLSALVGTDPAYLQKAGLPLSALKGVIPLDGAAYDVPAQMKEGAAIMGDTYAQAFGLDPARQRALSPYWHAPSPNAPAFLILHVDREDGARQSAALADALRKSGTAVKLQAFEGKGLRGHMEINRKLGEADYPATPVVDAWLREVFGE, from the coding sequence ATGGGGCAGCGCAGCGAAGGCGGAACAGCCGGAGCGCGCGCCGCCGGAGGAACCGAAATGTCCTATGGCAGCGACGCGTTGCAAAAACTCGATTTCTGGCGCAGCCCGCAGGACAAGGCCCCGCTGGTCATCTTTGTGCATGGCGGCGGCTGGAAACGGGGCGACAAGAATAACGCCACCGGGCAAAGCAAGGCCCCGCACTACCGTGCGCAGGGCTATGCCTTTGCCAGTATCAATTACCGCCTTGTCCCTGACGCCACGGTCGAACAGCAGGCAAGCGACGTCGCCGCCGCTGTCGCCTATTTGCGCAGCAATGCCCGGCAATTGGGAATCGACCCTGACCGGATTGTCCTGATGGGCCATAGCGCAGGCGCGCATTTGTCGGCGCTGGTGGGCACGGACCCCGCCTATCTGCAAAAGGCGGGCCTGCCGCTATCCGCGCTGAAGGGTGTTATCCCGCTCGACGGCGCGGCCTATGACGTACCCGCGCAGATGAAAGAAGGCGCAGCGATCATGGGGGACACCTATGCGCAAGCCTTCGGCCTCGACCCCGCACGGCAAAGGGCATTGTCACCCTACTGGCACGCACCCTCGCCCAATGCGCCTGCCTTCCTGATCCTCCACGTCGACCGCGAAGACGGCGCCCGCCAATCCGCCGCGCTTGCCGATGCCCTGCGTAAAAGTGGGACGGCGGTGAAGCTGCAGGCGTTCGAAGGTAAGGGCCTGCGCGGACATATGGAGATCAACCGCAAGCTGGGCGAAGCCGACTATCCTGCGACGCCGGTGGTGGATGCGTGGTTGCGGGAGGTTTTTGGGGAGTAG
- a CDS encoding adenylosuccinate synthase encodes MANVTVIGAQWGDEGKGKIVDWLAERADAVVRFQGGHNAGHTLVVGENVYKLSLLPSGIVTGTLSIIGNGVVLDPWALRDEMAKLRGQGVSITTENFALADNCALILPIHRDLDGLREAAAGSGKIGTTGRGIGPAYEDKVGRRAIRVCDLAHLDALDSQLDRLCAHHDALRAGFGEPPVDRARLIADLKEIAPFVLEYAQPVWKRLNKVRKAGARILFEGAQGVLLDVDHGTYPFVTSSNTVSGTAASGSGLGPSAAGFVLGIVKAYTTRVGSGPFPTELEDETGQRLGERGHEFGTVTGRKRRCGWFDAVIVRQSCAVSGVTGIALTKLDVLDGFETIKICTGYRLNGKVYDYLPAHAADQASVEPIYEEMPGWQETTAGARSWADLPAQAIKYISRVQELIETPVALVSTSPEREDTILVRDPFAD; translated from the coding sequence ATGGCGAACGTAACCGTGATCGGCGCCCAATGGGGCGACGAAGGTAAAGGCAAGATTGTTGATTGGCTGGCCGAGCGGGCCGATGCCGTGGTCCGTTTCCAGGGCGGCCATAATGCCGGACACACATTGGTGGTCGGCGAAAATGTCTATAAATTGTCGCTGCTGCCGTCGGGCATAGTCACCGGTACATTGTCGATCATCGGCAATGGCGTGGTGCTTGACCCATGGGCGTTGCGCGACGAAATGGCGAAGCTGCGCGGGCAGGGCGTGTCCATTACGACAGAAAATTTCGCATTGGCGGATAACTGCGCCCTCATCCTGCCAATCCACCGCGACCTCGACGGTTTGCGTGAGGCAGCGGCGGGTTCCGGCAAAATCGGCACGACCGGACGCGGCATTGGCCCGGCTTATGAAGACAAGGTCGGCCGCCGCGCCATCCGCGTATGCGATTTGGCGCATCTCGATGCCCTGGATTCGCAGCTTGACCGTCTGTGCGCACACCATGATGCGCTGCGTGCCGGTTTCGGCGAGCCGCCTGTAGACCGGGCGCGGCTGATTGCGGACCTCAAGGAAATTGCGCCCTTCGTTCTCGAATATGCGCAGCCGGTATGGAAGCGATTGAACAAGGTGCGCAAGGCAGGCGCACGCATCCTGTTCGAAGGCGCGCAGGGCGTATTGCTCGACGTTGATCACGGCACATATCCCTTTGTCACAAGCTCCAACACCGTGTCGGGCACTGCTGCGTCAGGGTCAGGTCTGGGACCAAGCGCTGCCGGGTTCGTGCTGGGCATTGTAAAGGCTTATACAACCCGGGTGGGATCGGGTCCTTTCCCGACCGAGTTGGAAGATGAAACCGGCCAGCGTCTGGGTGAGCGCGGTCATGAATTTGGCACCGTCACCGGACGCAAGCGCCGCTGTGGCTGGTTTGATGCCGTCATCGTGCGGCAAAGCTGCGCCGTTTCGGGCGTGACCGGAATCGCGCTGACCAAGCTGGACGTGCTCGACGGCTTTGAAACCATCAAGATTTGCACCGGCTATCGCCTCAACGGCAAAGTATATGACTATCTGCCTGCCCATGCGGCGGATCAGGCTTCGGTCGAGCCGATCTATGAAGAGATGCCCGGCTGGCAGGAAACCACCGCAGGCGCACGTAGCTGGGCCGACCTTCCGGCGCAAGCGATCAAATATATCAGTCGCGTGCAAGAGTTGATCGAAACACCGGTGGCACTGGTCAGCACCTCGCCCGAACGCGAAGACACGATTTTGGTGCGCGATCCTTTTGCGGATTAG
- a CDS encoding L,D-transpeptidase family protein yields the protein MRIRLSLFAAISLAACGNGDPQSTQSSVSDGTKADYILVDKSDREMLLYRKGKIISRYKGIQFGDAPIGHKQFEGDERTPEGDYTISGRNPASRYHLSLRISYPNAADRAFAKAKGKSPGGDIFIHGQPNWSPLKRLKHDWTDGCIAVTNAEIEQIWKLVPDGAKITIRP from the coding sequence TTGCGGATTAGGCTTAGTCTATTTGCCGCAATTTCGTTGGCTGCGTGCGGAAATGGAGATCCGCAAAGCACGCAATCATCTGTCTCCGACGGCACTAAGGCTGATTATATCCTGGTCGACAAGAGCGATCGTGAAATGCTGCTTTACCGGAAAGGTAAGATCATCTCTCGCTATAAGGGTATCCAATTCGGCGATGCGCCGATCGGACACAAACAATTCGAAGGCGATGAACGAACGCCGGAAGGTGACTATACCATCTCGGGTCGGAACCCTGCCAGTCGCTATCATCTCAGCCTGCGCATATCCTACCCCAACGCTGCTGACCGCGCATTTGCGAAGGCAAAAGGAAAGTCCCCCGGTGGGGATATTTTTATACATGGCCAGCCCAATTGGTCGCCACTTAAACGCCTGAAGCACGATTGGACCGATGGCTGCATCGCCGTCACTAACGCTGAAATCGAGCAGATTTGGAAGTTGGTACCGGATGGCGCAAAGATTACGATCCGCCCTTAA